The Sesamum indicum cultivar Zhongzhi No. 13 linkage group LG1, S_indicum_v1.0, whole genome shotgun sequence genome includes a window with the following:
- the LOC105156964 gene encoding uncharacterized protein LOC105156964, with the protein MTDKGTKEERISTDVRLQGNDNLGVSLVSAPLNGNNYLSWARSIKIALGARQKLGYFDGSHAKPIEDKDAIEQWQKNYYMVVSWILNSISKEIAEAFLYTETARDMCIELEMRFGESNGPLLYKIQREIASISQNNSNVATYFTKLKKL; encoded by the coding sequence ATGACAGACAAAGGAACCAAGGAAGAAAGAATCTCCACTGATGTGAGACTTCAAGGAAATGATAATCTTGGCGTATCTCTTGTGTCTGCTCCATTGAATGGGAACAACTACTTATCTTGGGCAAGATCCATCAAGATAGCCCTTGGAGCAAGACAAAAATTGGGTTACTTTGATGGGTCGCACGCAAAACCAATAGAAGATAAAGACGCCATTGAGCAATGgcagaaaaattattacatggtAGTCTCTTGGATATTGAATTCAATATCAAAAGAGATTGCAGAAGCCTTTTTATACACAGAAACAGCAAGGGACATGTGTATAGAACTTGAGATGCGGTTTGGTGAAAGCAATGGACCACTTCTCTATAAAATCCAAAGAGAAATTGCATCCATCTCACAAAACAATTCCAATGTAGCAACATACTTCACAAAACTCAAGAAACTTTAG